One genomic segment of Mytilus trossulus isolate FHL-02 chromosome 4, PNRI_Mtr1.1.1.hap1, whole genome shotgun sequence includes these proteins:
- the LOC134714665 gene encoding patched domain-containing protein 3-like, with protein sequence MACMFFSRCYTAHDRRLASFFGRYGRLIAKYPWHIVILSILINFLFGVGIINFELETNIEKQYFLENSQAFKDRAFLRTHFPSSENDFHAYSLPDYGCFVEVIIKSKNGRNIFENPVLAEFFNIDNLIKNDIVLKDGNISTYTFEDLCAKNNKRCVVFGEEVLHPSFISNMASKTVTFPLYKDILLSSILAQTTLKNGHVISANMVRLRYFLSQNPNSTDRLSKLWVKEFINYMENFKTNETSVVFMYYNAMEDEIQKSAMAEAHLFPLTLLLMIVYASIATAGKRIDCIHDLQNLGRIGVFCALLSLIPAVGIASAFGVRFMNSAATMPFLIIGIGINDMFIIMSGYADTMDKEKMSIDERMKRTLMTSGLAITVTSLTDVLTFFIGYTSEFNTIKNFCLYAGIAVFFCYLNQLTILAPCLVIHQRRIDSMKHSYTCHVTKPRKQLRKEGRSSCYVTCCSGEKPVSRSETESILETYPKRVVQFLVHNKISRLVILAVYATYITFSILGVQSIKQSTKYSELAIEGSNYYTANVWDYDNYPLELPFQIVFTGPVKYEKIEIRESIDEIVKKLKNNSLVRNDFEVNWLSSFIQYDGDNIHGNNFYTRLKQFVNMTNAFKNDIVYSDDGESVIASRIYLFSRNIRSTELQAEFLLFARAIAESSGLPCTIYTPIFVFCEQYIVLISSTLKTVGFAVTAMFIVTCIFMPHPSIVLIVTTSMISILLGVFGFLKLWGLDISVVTMIELIISVGFSVDFSAHICHAYLSSTSRDKQSRVREAIELAGGPIINGGLSTIVGLSMLLLSKSFIFQSFFKVLFLVVAFGLLHGVIILPIILSFIGPKVRILPEGKANAIIQSLLYNKPVEPALKPLILSTEGNCDDSNEPRNHVKCVQNGLDRT encoded by the exons ATGGCGTGCATGTTTTTCTCTCGTTGCTATACTGCGCATGATCGGAGGTTAGCTAGCTTTTTTGGACGTTATGGACGATTGATAGCAAAGTATCCATGGCACATCGTCATCTTATCAATCCTAATAAACTTTCTTTTTGGTGTAGGCATAATAAACTTCGAACTAgaaacaaatatagaaaaacaGTACTTTCTGGAAAATAGCCAAGCCTTCAAAGACAGAGCGTTTTTAAGAACACACTTTCCTTCTTCAGAAAACGATTTTCACGCATATTCACTGCCAGACTATGGATGTTTTGTTGAAGTCATCATTAAATCAAAAAACGGAAGAAACATTTTCGAGAATCCGGTACTAGCtgaattttttaacattgacaACCTTATCAAAAATGATATTGTACTGAAAGATGGCAACATTTCCACCTATACATTTGAAGATCTGTGCGCCAAGAATAACAAACGCTGTGTTGTATTCGGGGAGGAAGTTCTACATCCTAGTTTTATCTCAAACATGGCATCAAAAACTGTCACGTTTCCgctttataaagatatcttacTTTCATCTATACTTGCACAGACAACGCTGAAAAATGGCCACGTGATTTCAGCAAATATGGTGAGATTACGGTATTTTTTGTCGCAGAATCCAAATAGCACTGACAGGTTATCGAAATTGTGGGTGAAagaatttatcaattatatggaAAATTTCAAAACGAACGAGACATCTGttgtatttatgtattataatgCTATGGAGGACGAGATACAAAAGAGTGCGATGGCGGAAGCACATTTATTTCCTTTAACTTTGCTACTAATGATTGTCTACGCCTCTATAGCTACTGCTGGGAAAAGAATTGACTGCATTCATGACTTACAGAATTTAGGACGAATTGGTGTATTTTGTGCTTTATTATCGTTGATACCAGCAGTCGGAATCGCCAGTGCTTTTGGTGTTAGATTTATGAATTCTGCTGCAACTATGCCGTTTCTTATCATTG GAATTGGTATAAATGATATGTTTATCATTATGTCTGGGTATGCCGATACAATGGATAAAGAGAAAATGAGCATAGACGAAAGAATGAAGCGAACATTGATGACAAGCGGACTTGCCATTACAGTTACCTCCCTTACTGATGTCCTAACGTTTTTCATTGGTTACACATCTGAATTTAACACAATAAAGAACTTCTGTTTATATGCAG GAATTGCAGTCTTCTTTTGTTATCTTAATCAACTAACTATTCTTGCACCGTGTCTGGTCATACATCAACGCCGGATAGACAGCATGAAACATTCTTATACATGTCACGTGACAAAACCTAGAAAACAGCTTAGAAAAGAAGGAAGATCATCGTGTTATGTTACATGTTGTTCAGGAGAAAAACCAGTCAGCCGTTCGGAGACGGAAAGTATTCTTGAAACCTACCCAAAACGTGTTGTTCAATTTTTAGTCCATAATAAGATTTCAAGATTAGTTATACTAGCTGTGTACGCAAcatatataactttttcaattcTAGGAGTGCAATCTATCAAGCAATCAACAAAATATTCCGAGCTAGCAATTGAAGGTTCCAATTATTACACAGCTAATGTTTGGGACTATGATAATTATCCTCTAGAATTACCGTTCCAAATTGTGTTCACAGGACCTGTTAAATATGAAAAGATAGAGATACGAGAATCCATTGATGAAATAGTGaagaagttgaaaaataatTCTTTAGTTCGAAATGACTTTGAAGTAAACTGGTTGTCATCATTCATTCAATATGACGGAGATAATATTCACGGAAATAATTTCTATACAAGATTAAAACAGTTTGTAAATATGACAAATGCATTCAAGAATGATATAGTGTATTCTGACGATGGAGAATCAGTTATAGCATCGaggatatatttatttagtagAAATATTAGATCAACCGAGCTTCAAGcagaatttcttttatttgcgaGAGCCATTGCTGAGTCATCGGGTTTACCATGTACCATATACACACCCATATTTGTGTTCTGCGAACAATATATCGTATTGATTAGCAGTACACTAAAAACTGTAGGTTTTGCTGTAACAGCAATGTTTATTGTCACGTGTATATTTATGCCTCATCCTTCTATTGTCTTGATCGTCACAACTTCAATGATTTCTATTCTTCTTGGTGTTTTCGGATTTTTAAAACTGTGGGGACTTGATATCAGTGTTGTGACAATGATAGAATTAATTATTTCTGTTGGTTTTTCTGTTGACTTTAGTGCGCATATTTGTCACGCATATTTGTCATCGACGTCACGTGATAAACAAAGCAGAGTTAGAGAAGCCATTGAACTTGCTGGTGGACCAATTATTAATGGTGGATTATCAACAATTGTTGGACTTTCTATGTTACTTTTatctaaaagttttatatttcaatctttctttaaagttttatttttggtcGTTGCTTTTGGACTTCTTCACGGGGTGATTATCTTGCCTATAATTCTTTCATTTATTGGACCTAAAGTTCGTATTTTGCCAGAAGGAAAAGCCAATGCCATCATTCAGTCATTACTTTACAATAAACCAGTGGAGCCTGCGTTAAAACCATTAATTTTAAGTACCGAAGGCAACTGTGATGATTCAAACGAACCAAGGAATCACGTTAAATGTGTACAAAATGGTTTAGATCGGACTTAA